One region of Candidatus Woesearchaeota archaeon genomic DNA includes:
- a CDS encoding EamA family transporter — protein sequence MATKAWAIILMFIVTILTSVAQILYKLGVDKIDSFSFYSVITNYILVGGLLVYGIAAILMIIAFKGGDVSVLYPIIATSYVFVSLLSAYFFNEAMNLFRWLGVLSILSGICFINFKSGGNVK from the coding sequence ATGGCAACAAAAGCATGGGCGATCATCTTAATGTTCATCGTTACAATTCTTACATCAGTTGCCCAGATACTCTATAAATTGGGCGTTGATAAAATAGATTCATTCAGTTTTTATTCGGTAATAACCAACTATATATTGGTGGGCGGCCTGCTGGTATACGGCATTGCAGCTATTCTGATGATCATTGCCTTTAAAGGGGGAGACGTTTCTGTTCTTTATCCAATAATCGCAACCAGCTATGTTTTCGTCAGCTTATTATCCGCCTATTTTTTTAATGAGGCCATGAATTTATTCAGATGGCTCGGCGTTTTATCAATATTGTCTGGAATTTGCTTCATTAATTTTAAATCGGGAGGAAATGTAAAATGA